The following is a genomic window from Actinomadura sp. WMMB 499.
GCCGTCGGTCAGGACGTGCTGGCCCCGCTTGCCCATCACGATCGCGGTGCCGGTGTCCTGGCACATCGGGAGGACGCCGCCGGACGCGATGCCCGCGTTCTTCAGCAGGTCGAGCGCGACGAACCGGTCGTTCGGCGAGGCCTCCGGGTCGTCCAGGATCTTGCGGAGCTGCGCGAGGTGGGCGGGCCGCAGGAGGTGCGAGATGTCGCGCATCGCGGTCTCGGTGAGCAGCCGCAGCGCCTCCGGCTCGACCTGCAGGAACGTTCGTCCGTTCGCCTCGAAGGTGGAGACGCCCTCGGTGGTGAGCAGGCGGTACTCGGTGTCGTCCGTCCCGAGGGGCAGCAGGTCGGTGTAGGAGAATTCAGGCATCTCAGGCAGATCCTCGCGCGATTCCGATAGGGGCCGCCTCACAGGGTACGACTCCGGTCCGGCGGCGGTGCCTGCCGGTGCGCCTGCCGGTGCGGCCGGCGGTGCGGCCGGCGGTGGACGAGTGGTCCGCCGGACGCGTCGAAGATGTCGCGAGATCCCGGACCATTCGCCGGACCGTGACACAAGTCATACCTTCGGACGCTGAACGGGTGTGACCGATCTTCAACTCCCACTCGACCGGTCCGCCGGCCGGCTGGCGGCGCAGCTCGCCGCGGGCTTGCGGGCGGGCGTCCGGTCCGGCCGGCTGGGCGCGGGGACCCGGCTGCCGTCGAGCCGCGACCTCGCCCGGGACCTGGCCGTGTCCCGCGGTGTCGTCGTCGCCGCCTACGAGCAGCTCACCGCGGAGGGCTTCCTGATCGCCCGCCGCGGCGACGGCACCCGCATCGCGCCCCTCGCCCGCCCCGACGGCGCCCCCGCCCCGCCGGCGCCTCCCGCTCCCCGCACCCCCGCCGACTACGACCTGTCGCCCGGACGGCCCGACCTGGCGGCGTTCCCCCGCGACCGCTGGCTGGCCGCCGAGCGCGCCGGGCTGCGCGCGCTGCCGGACGACGCCCTCGCCTACCCCGATCCCGCGGGCGCGCCCGTCCTGCGGGGCGAGCTCGCCGGGTACCTCGGACGGGCGCGCGCCGCGCACACCGACCCCGACCGGGTCGTGATCACCAACGGGGTGACGCACGCGCTGTCCGCGCTGATCCGGCTGCTGCGCGCCGACGGGCACACCGTCCTCGCCGTCGAGGACCCCGCGAGCGTCCGGCAGCTGCCGGTGCTGCAGGCGACCGGCGTCCGGCTCGTGCGCGTCCCGGTGGACGGGCAGGGCCTCGACGTCGCGGCGCTCGCCCGGACGGACGCGCGCGCGGTGCTCGTCACGCCCGCGCACCAGTACCCGACCGGCGCCGTCCTGTCCCCGGCACGGCGCGCGGAGCTGGTCGCGTGGGCGCGGCGGGCGGACGGGCTGATCCTCGAGGACGACTACGACGCCGAGTTCCGCTA
Proteins encoded in this region:
- a CDS encoding PLP-dependent aminotransferase family protein; translation: MTDLQLPLDRSAGRLAAQLAAGLRAGVRSGRLGAGTRLPSSRDLARDLAVSRGVVVAAYEQLTAEGFLIARRGDGTRIAPLARPDGAPAPPAPPAPRTPADYDLSPGRPDLAAFPRDRWLAAERAGLRALPDDALAYPDPAGAPVLRGELAGYLGRARAAHTDPDRVVITNGVTHALSALIRLLRADGHTVLAVEDPASVRQLPVLQATGVRLVRVPVDGQGLDVAALARTDARAVLVTPAHQYPTGAVLSPARRAELVAWARRADGLILEDDYDAEFRYDREPVGCLQGVAPDRVVLLGSVSRTLAPAIRLGWAAVPPPLAARLRMHRLHTDLGPPVLPQYALAEYLRGGGYDRHLRGMRRRYRVRRDALADAIRRHVPGARVHGVPAGIHLYVELPPGCDEDRVIARASRDGLSLAGARPMWSPGRAAHAPSALVLGFAGLGEGRLVKAAELLGQAVAPGTRG